Proteins encoded together in one Microbacterium sp. zg-Y625 window:
- a CDS encoding bacitracin resistance protein codes for MTAAQAGTRRNALPTWLIAVVAGGFLLLYAFVFWTALGFLLQQAGGVTGLTGYGWFVLLLPVIFPPAVFAAAFAIGWRRRALPFVAVMLTGLAFVAAFWLDVLAYAAASPSLYGA; via the coding sequence GTGACCGCCGCCCAGGCCGGGACCCGCCGCAACGCGCTGCCGACGTGGCTGATCGCGGTGGTCGCCGGTGGCTTCCTGCTGCTGTACGCGTTCGTGTTCTGGACCGCGCTGGGGTTCCTGCTGCAGCAGGCCGGGGGAGTGACCGGCCTCACCGGCTACGGCTGGTTCGTGCTGCTCCTGCCGGTGATCTTCCCGCCGGCCGTCTTCGCGGCGGCCTTCGCGATCGGCTGGCGCCGACGCGCGCTGCCGTTCGTCGCCGTCATGCTCACCGGGCTGGCGTTCGTGGCGGCGTTCTGGCTCGACGTGCTCGCGTACGCCGCGGCATCCCCCTCGCTCTACGGGGCCTGA